The Humulus lupulus chromosome 3, drHumLupu1.1, whole genome shotgun sequence genome window below encodes:
- the LOC133821984 gene encoding DELLA protein GAIP-B-like, which yields MKREHPNQNNRLPSNSNNLGGARSDPSMDPSSSGAGVGGFAAGKAAKMWDEDDCCGTQPDGGMDELLAVLGYKVRSSDMAEVAQKLEQLEEAMCSVQQDNLSQLASDTVHYNPSDLSTWLESMLTELNPPPNFDSVMVPPLPLGPAARQQRQSIEDSFLAPAESSTITSIDFPDQRNQSSLMFEDSSSSDYDLKAIPGKAIYSQTQFEASSSRESKRLKPSSDPFTTTTTTTTTTTTSSVAGAYSNDVVSATAAAADSSRSVVLVDSQENGIRLVHALMACAEAVQQNNLNIADALVKQINYLAMSQAGAMRKVATFFAQALARRIFRLYPENPLDHSLSEFLQMHFYETCPYLKFAHFTANQAILEAFQGKKRVHVIDFSMNQGMQWPALMQALALRPGGPPAFRLTGIGPPAPDNSDHLQEVGWKLAQLAETIHVEFEYRGFVANSLADLDASMLELRPSEVEAVAVNSVFELHKLLARPGAIEKVLSVVKQMKPEIVTIVEQEANHNGPLFVDRFTEALHYYSTLFDSLEGSVNDQDKIMSEVYLGKQIANVVACEGPDRVERHETLTQWRTRMESSGFAPAHLGSNAFKQASMLLALFAGGDGYRVEENNGCLMLGWHTRPLIATSAWQLAGQRLGVAH from the coding sequence ATGAAAAGGGAGCATCCGAATCAGAATAATCGTCTTCCCAGTAATAGTAATAATCTAGGAGGAGCTCGTTCTGACCCTTCAATGGATCCCAGCTCAAGTGGCGCCGGTGTTGGAGGATTTGCGGCTGGGAAAGCTGCTAAGATGTGGGATGAAGACGACTGTTGCGGTACCCAACCAGACGGTGGCATGGATGAGCTTTTAGCTGTTTTGGGTTACAAGGTCAGGTCATCTGACATGGCGGAAGTTGCCCAGAAGCTTGAGCAGCTTGAAGAAGCTATGTGTAGTGTTCAACAAGATAATCTTTCGCAACTGGCTTCTGATACAGTTCATTATAACCCTTCTGATCTGTCGACATGGCTTGAGAGTATGCTCACGGAGCTGAATCCACCGCCAAATTTTGACTCGGTAATGGTACCGCCTCTCCCTTTGGGACCAGCAGCGCGACAGCAGCGACAATCGATTGAAGATTCGTTCTTGGCTCCGGCGGAATCCTCCACCATCACTTCTATTGATTTCCCAGATCAGAGAAATCAGAGCTCGTTAATGTTTGAGGATTCTTCTTCTTCGGATTACGATCTCAAAGCTATTCCAGGGAAAGCGATTTACAGCCAAACCCAGTTCGAAGCTTCTTCGTCTAGGGAGTCAAAGCGACTCAAACCCTCATCTGACCCTttcacaacaacaaccaccaccaccaccaccaccacaacttCCTCGGTTGCCGGGGCTTACAGTAACGACGTCGTATCGGCCACGGCCGCAGCGGCCGATTCAAGTCGGTCCGTTGTCCTAGTAGACTCGCAAGAGAACGGAATCCGACTTGTCCACGCTTTAATGGCCTGCGCCGAAGCTGTACAGCAAAACAATCTCAACATCGCCGATGCTTTAGTGAAGCAGATCAACTACCTTGCCATGTCCCAAGCTGGCGCCATGAGAAAGGTTGCCACTTTCTTCGCCCAAGCCTTGGCCCGAAGAATCTTCAGGCTCTATCCGGAAAACCCACTCGACCATTCCCTCTCCGAATTTCTGCAGATGCACTTTTACGAGACCTGTCCGTACCTTAAATTCGCCCACTTTACTGCCAACCAAGCCATTCTCGAAGCTTTTCAGGGCAAGAAGCGAGTTCACGTCATTGATTTCTCCATGAATCAGGGGATGCAATGGCCGGCTTTGATGCAGGCCCTGGCTCTAAGGCCCGGCGGTCCACCGGCCTTCCGTCTCACCGGAATCGGTCCTCCAGCGCCGGACAACTCCGACCATCTCCAAGAAGTGGGCTGGAAGTTGGCCCAATTGGCGGAAACGATCCACGTCGAGTTTGAGTACAGAGGGTTCGTGGCAAACAGTTTAGCCGATCTCGACGCGTCCATGCTCGAACTCAGGCCGAGCGAGGTCGAGGCGGTGGCGGTCAACTCAGTGTTTGAGCTTCACAAGCTTCTCGCTCGTCCGGGAGCCATAGAAAAGGTTTTATCTGTAGTTAAACAAATGAAGCCGGAGATCGTTACCATTGTCGAGCAAGAGGCTAACCATAACGGACCGCTATTCGTCGACCGGTTCACGGAGGCGCTTCACTATTACTCGACCCTGTTCGACTCGCTAGAGGGATCGGTCAACGACCAAGACAAAATCATGTCAGAGGTCTACCTGGGAAAGCAGATAGCCAACGTGGTCGCCTGCGAAGGACCCGACCGAGTCGAGCGCCACGAAACGCTGACTCAGTGGCGAACTCGGATGGAATCGTCCGGGTTCGCCCCGGCCCATCTCGGATCCAACGCGTTCAAACAAGCCAGTATGTTGTTAGCCCTCTTCGCCGGCGGCGATGGCTATCGAGTCGAGGAGAACAACGGGTGCCTCATGTTGGGTTGGCACACTCGACCGCTCATAGCCACTTCCGCCTGGCAACTCGCCGGGCAAAGACTCGGAGTGGCTCACTGA